The following proteins are encoded in a genomic region of Streptococcus equi subsp. equi:
- a CDS encoding haloacid dehalogenase-like hydrolase gives MSCQSALFYLLNRYKNKEKYVIIKVMNYHDYIWDLGGTLLDNYEISTQAFIETLHFFKLSASHDAVYQRLKKSTATAIQVFAPNEPQFLQYYKANEAKKLANPIWCLGAKDILKRIVASGSRNFLISHRDHQVNDLLEQAGLLGYFTEVVTASNGFARKPNPESLLYLKEKYLISKGLVIGDRRLDIEAGQAAGFDTLLVDGRKNLLEIVD, from the coding sequence TTTTTTATTTGCTTAATCGCTATAAAAATAAAGAAAAATATGTTATAATTAAGGTTATGAATTATCATGATTATATTTGGGATTTGGGCGGCACTCTCTTGGATAACTATGAAATTTCTACCCAGGCTTTTATTGAGACGCTGCATTTTTTTAAGCTGTCTGCAAGCCACGATGCCGTTTATCAAAGGCTTAAGAAATCAACAGCAACCGCCATTCAAGTATTTGCTCCCAACGAACCGCAATTTTTACAATATTACAAAGCGAATGAGGCTAAGAAATTAGCCAATCCTATTTGGTGCCTAGGTGCAAAGGACATTCTAAAGAGGATTGTGGCATCAGGCTCGCGTAATTTTTTAATATCCCATCGTGATCATCAGGTCAATGATTTGCTGGAGCAGGCTGGGCTTTTGGGCTATTTTACCGAGGTTGTTACCGCCTCAAATGGCTTTGCCAGAAAGCCTAACCCTGAGAGCTTACTTTATTTGAAGGAAAAGTACCTGATCAGCAAGGGCTTAGTGATTGGTGATCGCAGACTTGATATAGAAGCAGGACAAGCAGCAGGCTTTGACACCCTGCTTGTTGATGGTAGAAAAAACCTATTGGAGATAGTAGATTAG
- the gyrB gene encoding DNA gyrase subunit B has protein sequence MVEENKQLEDKAQEYDASQIQVLEGLEAVRMRPGMYIGSTAKEGLHHLVWEIVDNSIDEALAGFASHIQVFIEADNSITVIDDGRGIPVDIQAKTGRPAVETVFTVLHAGGKFGGGGYKVSGGLHGVGSSVVNALSTQLDVRVYKNGHIHYQEFRRGAVVDDLAIIGTTDVTGTTVHFTPDPEIFTETTEFDYQVLAKRIQELAFLNRGLKISITDKRAGLEREEHFHYEGGIGSYVAFLNDKKDVIFDTPIYSDGELEGITVEVAMQYTTGYHETVMSFANNIHTHEGGTHEQGFRTALTRVINDYAKKAKILKENEDNLTGEDVREGLTAVISVKHPNPQFEGQTKTKLGNSEVVKITNRLFSEALQRFLLENPQVARKIVEKGILASKARIAAKRAREVTRKKSGLEISNLPGKLADCSSNDASQNELFIVEGDSAGGSAKSGRNREFQAILPIRGKILNVEKATMDKILANEEIRSLFTAMGTGFGAEFDVSRARYQKLVIMTDADVDGAHIRTLLLTLIYRFMRPVLEAGYVYIAQPPIYGVKVGSEIKEYIQPGVNQEEELKAALERHSTGRSRPTIQRYKGLGEMDDHQLWETTMDPDNRLMARVTVDDAAEADRIFDMLMGDRVEPRREFIEENAVYSTLDI, from the coding sequence ATGGTTGAAGAAAATAAACAATTAGAAGACAAGGCTCAAGAGTATGACGCTAGCCAGATTCAGGTCTTAGAGGGGTTAGAAGCCGTTCGCATGCGTCCTGGAATGTATATTGGCTCAACTGCCAAGGAAGGCTTACATCACCTAGTTTGGGAGATTGTTGATAATTCTATCGATGAAGCCTTGGCAGGCTTTGCCAGTCATATTCAGGTTTTTATTGAGGCAGATAATTCGATTACCGTTATTGATGATGGACGTGGTATCCCAGTTGATATTCAAGCTAAGACAGGCCGGCCTGCTGTAGAGACAGTTTTTACAGTTTTGCATGCCGGTGGAAAATTTGGCGGTGGTGGCTACAAGGTTTCTGGAGGACTTCATGGTGTTGGCTCCTCGGTTGTTAATGCCTTATCCACACAGCTTGATGTTCGTGTCTATAAAAATGGGCATATCCACTATCAGGAGTTTAGGCGTGGTGCTGTAGTTGATGATTTGGCTATCATTGGAACGACTGATGTTACGGGAACAACAGTGCATTTCACACCTGATCCAGAGATCTTTACAGAAACAACAGAATTTGACTACCAGGTCCTGGCAAAGCGTATTCAAGAGCTGGCCTTTCTTAATCGTGGCTTAAAAATCTCAATTACAGATAAACGAGCTGGTCTTGAAAGAGAAGAGCATTTCCATTACGAGGGTGGTATTGGCTCTTATGTTGCCTTTTTAAATGACAAAAAGGACGTCATCTTCGATACTCCGATTTATTCTGATGGTGAGCTGGAGGGGATAACAGTTGAGGTGGCGATGCAGTACACTACAGGTTACCATGAGACTGTTATGAGCTTTGCCAACAATATTCACACACATGAGGGTGGTACCCATGAGCAGGGCTTTAGAACAGCTCTGACGCGCGTGATTAATGACTATGCTAAGAAGGCTAAGATTCTCAAGGAAAACGAGGATAATCTGACAGGTGAGGACGTCCGCGAGGGCTTGACTGCTGTTATTTCTGTCAAGCACCCAAATCCACAATTTGAAGGGCAAACAAAGACAAAGTTAGGAAATTCTGAGGTTGTTAAGATTACCAATCGCTTGTTTAGCGAAGCTCTTCAGCGCTTTCTACTAGAGAATCCGCAGGTTGCCCGTAAGATTGTTGAAAAGGGGATTCTAGCCTCTAAGGCTCGCATTGCTGCCAAGAGAGCGCGTGAAGTAACCCGCAAAAAATCAGGCCTAGAGATTTCCAATTTGCCAGGGAAGCTGGCTGACTGCTCCTCAAATGATGCTAGTCAAAATGAGCTTTTTATCGTGGAGGGGGATTCGGCTGGTGGATCAGCGAAGTCAGGTCGCAATCGTGAGTTTCAGGCTATTCTGCCTATTCGTGGTAAAATTTTAAACGTTGAAAAAGCAACGATGGATAAAATCCTTGCTAACGAAGAAATCAGAAGCCTCTTTACTGCTATGGGGACAGGCTTTGGAGCGGAGTTTGATGTTTCTAGAGCTCGCTATCAAAAGCTGGTCATCATGACTGATGCAGATGTCGATGGAGCTCATATCAGAACGCTTTTGTTAACGTTGATTTATCGCTTCATGCGACCAGTATTAGAGGCTGGCTATGTTTACATTGCTCAGCCACCGATTTATGGTGTTAAGGTTGGCAGCGAGATTAAGGAATACATTCAACCGGGAGTCAACCAAGAAGAGGAGCTAAAGGCTGCTCTTGAAAGACATAGCACAGGACGCTCAAGGCCGACTATTCAACGCTATAAGGGCCTAGGAGAGATGGACGATCACCAGCTTTGGGAAACAACAATGGACCCTGATAATCGTCTAATGGCACGTGTGACCGTAGATGATGCGGCAGAGGCTGATCGGATTTTTGACATGCTGATGGGCGATCGTGTTGAGCCAAGGCGTGAATTTATTGAGGAAAATGCGGTCTATAGTACGCTTGACATTTAG